The stretch of DNA GGGTGCACACGATGCCGGCCGGCGGCGGAGCCCAGGTGAAGGCGGCCGGACTCACCGACGAGCAACTCGGCCGCATCGCCTTCAGCACCTCCGCGGGCGTGCACGCCGAACCGCTCGCCGAGTTCGCCGTCTTCGGCCTGCTGGCCGGGGCCAAGACCCTCCCGCGGCTACTCGCCCAGCAGCGCGACAAGGCGTGGAGCGGCCGGTGGGCCATGGGAACCGTGTCCGGGCAGCGCATCGTCATCGTCGGGCTGGGCAGCATCGGCCGGGCGACGGCGCTGAAGTTGAAGGCCCTCGGCGCCACCGTCGTGGGAACGAGCAGGCGCGACACCGCGGTCGAGGGAGTCGACGAGATCGTGCACCCCGACTGCCTGGCCGACGTGGTCGGCGACGCGGACGGCATCGTCGTGACGCTGCCCGGCACCAGCGCCACCGAAGGCCTCGTCAGCGCAAAGGTATTCGGCGCCGTCAAACCCGGGGTGACGGTGGTGAGCGTGGGCCGCGGCACCGTCGTCGACGAGGTCGCCATGACCGCGGCGATCGAGGACGGGCGGGTCGGGTTCGCCGCGCTCGACGTGTTCGCGTCCGAGCCGCTGGCTTCGGACAGCCCGCTGTGGACTCACCCGAACGTGCTGGTCAGCCCGCACACCGCGGCGTTGAATCCCGCGGAGGATCGCCTCATCGCGGAACTGTTCGCGCGCAACGCCACCCGGTTCCTCGACGGCGAGGAACTGATCAACCGCGTCGACACCGTCGAGTTCTACTGAGGCTGCTCAGGATCCGAGCAGCTTCGCCTTCGCCGCCGCGAACTCCTCGTCGGTGAGCACGCCCGCGTCCTTCAGGCGGGCGAGTTCCTGGATGCGGGACACCAGGTCGTCGCCGCCCGCGGGTGCCGACGGCGGGGGCGGCTGCTGCGCGTACTGCTGTTGCGCTGCCTGCTGTTCCGCGTACTGCTGCTGGGCGGCCTGGTCGATCCGCTCCTGTTCCTCCGCCTGTTTATCGGCGGCGCGCCGGTTCATCGCGTTCGACGTCGCCCGCGCGGTGCCGGTGATCACCGCGGTCCGGGCGACCGTGCCGAGCAGCCCGGGACGTCCCATGCGGCGTGGACCCCTGAAAACCATGTCGTTCTCCGTTTCTGTGCGTGACGAGTCAGGTCGCCGCGGCGATGGCCGCCTCGACCACCTCGCGCGGGATGTGCAGGTGGAGAGCGACCTCGCCACCGGCCTTTCGGGAGGCGGCCGCGACCTTGCGCGCCCACGTCTGCTCGTAGACGAGCGCGACGGCGGACGAGCCCGGCTCCAGCGATTCGCGCACCACCTCGAGGTCCTCGTCGCTGATCAGTTCCTTGGCCTCGAGCGACAGCGCGGCGAGACCGATGCT from Rhodococcus opacus B4 encodes:
- a CDS encoding D-2-hydroxyacid dehydrogenase, whose protein sequence is MSAHDSKPHDGRLRVVAATPVSEELIGLVTRAEPRIDFIREQDLLPPSRFPGDHSGDPSFTRTAEQQRAFDDLVDSAQALYGVPDETPAALTRTARVNPGLRWVHTMPAGGGAQVKAAGLTDEQLGRIAFSTSAGVHAEPLAEFAVFGLLAGAKTLPRLLAQQRDKAWSGRWAMGTVSGQRIVIVGLGSIGRATALKLKALGATVVGTSRRDTAVEGVDEIVHPDCLADVVGDADGIVVTLPGTSATEGLVSAKVFGAVKPGVTVVSVGRGTVVDEVAMTAAIEDGRVGFAALDVFASEPLASDSPLWTHPNVLVSPHTAALNPAEDRLIAELFARNATRFLDGEELINRVDTVEFY
- a CDS encoding SHOCT domain-containing protein, whose protein sequence is MVFRGPRRMGRPGLLGTVARTAVITGTARATSNAMNRRAADKQAEEQERIDQAAQQQYAEQQAAQQQYAQQPPPPSAPAGGDDLVSRIQELARLKDAGVLTDEEFAAAKAKLLGS
- a CDS encoding DUF6325 family protein, producing MSNSAEDVGPVAFLFLTFPGEQADPEVVETFRDAVDKGLVTILDLVFISKGTDGTMRQVEVDEDLDSIGLAALSLEAKELISDEDLEVVRESLEPGSSAVALVYEQTWARKVAAASRKAGGEVALHLHIPREVVEAAIAAAT